In the genome of Kutzneria kofuensis, the window GCGGCCAGTCCGGTGACGGTGTCGGTGAAGGTGCGTTCCCGGGCCACCACCGAAGGCGTGCGCAGTTCCGGCGGGAGCTCGGGCGAGTCGGCGTCGCGGCCCGGGTAGAGGCCGTTCTCGGTGACGTCGAGCGCGATGGCCTTGAGGCGGCGCACCAGCTGCCGGATCACCTCGGCGTTGCCGACCGGGGCGCGCAGCGTCAGGAAGTAGTTGTCGTAGACGACGGCTCGCATCTCGGGGTGCAGCAGGCGGGTCTGCGCGGCGGTTTCCTGCAGCAGCGACCTTCCGCCGGGCACGAGCCGGGCCGCCACTCCCATGTGCACGTCGTGGTAGGCGCGCACCTGCTGGGCCAGTTCCTCGCCCTGCGGGGTGTCGGACCAGGGGAACTCGCGCCCGCGCAGCAGCCGCCGCACCGGGCCGAAGTCCGGCGCCCACGCGCCGCTGAAGCCGCGGTGCTGCAGGTACATGCTGGGTCGGATGACCTCGTGGTACAGCTCGTTGGGGCAGGAGCCGGTGTAGAGCAGCATCGCGGTGTACGCGCCGACCAGCTGCGACATCACCTCGACGTGCTGGCGCCGGTCCGGCTCGGCCAGCGCGTCGTTGAGGGTGCGGGCCAGGCACTGCCACACCGCGAACGTCGCCTGGTGGCCGGTGATCCAGCGGAACCAGAACACCTGCTGCGCGTGGTCGGCGTCGGCCAGCGGCGGGGCGTTGCGCCGGCACGGCGGCAGCGCGCCCAGCTCCCGCAGCAGCTCGGCCGAGTCGGCGTCGAAGTCCCGGCCCGGCGGGCCGCCGCGCTGCCCCTGACGCAGCGGGTCGGGCAGCACCAGCGGCTCCAGCCCGTACGGGAAGTCGCCGAAGTCCCAGCCGCTGCGCGCCGGCAGGTCGGCCAGCACGGCGGTGGCGGGGCTCACCGGTCACCGCCGGGCACGTAGGTCAGCTCGAACTCCAGGCCGTTGACGTCCATGACGTAGCAGCTCTGCACGCCGTCGGCGTCGGTGACGATGTCGGTCGGCGGCTCGTCGGTGGCGAAGTGGTAGCGGCCGGACTCGTACAGCGCCAGCCACCGGTCCCGCCAGGCCCTGAGGTCCTCGGGCGAGCCGACGGCCAGGCACACGTGCTGGAACTGGGTCTTGTTGCCGCCGGGCAGGTCGGGCCGGTCCTCGTCCCGGTCGAACAGGTGGAAGCGCAGGTCGCCGACCTTGACCTCGGTCAGCCGCCGGATGCCGGGCAGCCGGCTGTGGGTCAGCTCGGAGAACTCGGCCAGGCTCCATTTCTCGGCGCAGCCGAAGAAGTCCCGATACCAGGCGACGCAGTTGGCCAGGTCCCGGGTCTGGATGCCGACGTGGTGCAGCAGGGGCGCGGGCGGCGGCGCGGCGGGAAGGGTCTCCGGCGATGTCATCGATCGGGTCATGGCAATTCCCCTTCGGGTGTCGGAAATATGCCCCAGCAATGGGAGCTAAGCAGGCGTCCGGCGTCGCGGTCAACAATCTTCGGTCATTTTTCGGCAATCACTTGTGCACGTCAGAAATGGGCGCGTTTGTGCCCGCGAGCTGCAGGTTTGCCCGCTTGATCGGTTGACTTCAATTGTGGCTCACGCTTGGCTTCCGACGATTTCCTCCGTAAAATCAGGAGCCATGGAGCAGAAGAATTGGCACGCAGTGGATGATTACGTCAACCCGCTTCTCGTCGAGTCCGACGCGGCGCTGGACCAGGCGGCGCAGGCCAATGTCGGCTTCGAGTTGCCCGACATCGCGGTGTCGCCGAACCAGGGCAAGTTCCTGCACCTGCTCGCACTCGTGCGCGGGGCCCGGACCATCCTGGAGATCGGCACCTTCGGCGGGTACAGCACGATCTGGCTGGCCCGTGCGCTGCCGCCGGACGGCACCCTGGTCACGCTGGAGTACGAGCGCTCCTTCGCCGAGACCGCCGGCCACCACCTCGCGGCCGCCGGCGTCGGCGACCGGGTGCGCCAGCGGGTGGGCCGGGCGCTGGACATCCTGCCCGAGCTCACCGCCGACCCGGCCGCGCCGTTCGACCTGGTGTTCGTCGACGCCAACAAGCCCGACATCCCCGAGTACTTCGAGTGGGCGCTGAAGCTGACCCGCCCCGGCTCGCTGATCGTCGTGGACAACGTGGTGCAGGGCGGCGCCGTCGCCGACGCGGACCACCCCGACCGCGGGGTGCAGGGGGTGCGCCGGTTCCTGGAGGGCCTGCGGCACGAGCCGCGGGTCACGGCGACCTACCTGCAGACCGTGGGGGCCAAGGGCCACGACGGGTTCGCGCTGGCGCTGGTCACCGGCTGACCCGGTGTGCGGGCGGCTCGCGAGCCGCCCGCACACCACCGTGGCGGTCATGGCCGGCCCGGGTTGACCAGGTCCGGCGCGGTCCACCCGTCCAGGTCGTACTCGGCCATGCATTCCTCGGCGAAGCCGCGGTAGGCGTCGACCTGGCCGGAGGCGGTCTGCGCCAGCAGCAGCTCGATGCGCACGTTCTCGTGGTTGCCGGAGTAGTTGCGCTCGTACAGCTCGTGCCGGCCCGCGAACTCGGTGCCCACGGAGTCCCAGATCAGCTTCATCAGCTTGGCCCGCGACACCGCGTCGTAGCCGTTGGAGCCGCGCATGAAGCGGTCCAGGTACGGCCGCAGCTCCGGCTCCTGGAAGTCGCGGGCGTGCGAGTTGAGGTAGATCAGGGCGCTGCTGAGGTCCTGCATGATGATCTCCCGCACCCGCGGGTAGCCCAGCGTCATGAACCACCGGTAGGCCATGCCGTAGTCCAGGTTCGGCAGCACGGCTCCGTCGTGCCACTCGTTGGGGGTGCGGGCCATCGCGTCGCCCAGGCCCCAGAACAGGTTGCGCCAGGCCAGCACCTCCCCCACCCGGGTCTGCACGCCGCGGAAGTCCTTGGTTCCGGTCACTTCCAGGCCCTTGAGCAGCAGGCCGGCCAGGAAGTCCAGCTTGACGCCGAGCCGGGTGACGCCGTGGAAGGTCAGCCGGTGGGTGAAGCCGGAGCTGGTCAGGAACGTGCCGGCCTTGGCGGTGTCGCCGTAGATGAACACGTTCTCCCAGGGGATCTTCACCCGGTCCAGGACGAAGATGGTGTCGTTCTCGTCCAGCCGGCTGGACAGCGGCTGGTCGAAGGGGCTGCCCATGCGCTGCGAGGCCATCTCGTAGGACTGGCGGCAGATCAGCTTCAGGCCGGGCGAGTCCATCGGGAAGGTGGCCACCAGCGCGTACTCCCGCTTGCGCACCGGCAGTCCGTAGTGGGCGATGAAGTTGAAGTGGGTCAGGGCGGAGCCGGTGGCGACCACCTTGGCGCCGCTGACGATCAGGCCGTCGTCGCGCTCCTCCTCCACGTGCACGAAGATGTCGTCGACCTCGTCCGGCGGCCGGTTCCGGTCCACCGGCGGATTGATCACGGCGTGGTTCCAGAACAGCACCTGCTCCTGGGCCTGCTGGTACCAGCGGCGCGCGTTGTCGGCGTACTCGCCGTAGTAGTCGGGGTTCGCGCCGAGGGTGGCCAGGAAGCTGGCCTTGTAGTCGGGGCTGCGGCCCAGCCAGCCGTAGGACAGCCGGGCCCAGCGGGCGATGGCGTCCCGGTCGTGCACCAGGTCGTCGACGCTGCGGGGCACGCGGAAGAAGCTGTGCGTGTAGCCGTCGCTGCCGGTGTCGGTGGGCACGGTGAGCGTGTCGTGGTGCTCCGGGTCGTGCAGCGCGTCGTACAGGCGGGCCATCATGCGGGCGGTGTTGCGGAACGCAGGGTGCTTGGTGACGTCGTCGACGCGTTCGCCGTAGGCCCACACCTCGCGGCCGTCGCGGATGCTCTCCAGGTACTCGTCGCCGGTCAGCGGTCGGGTCACACGCTGCTCGGTGCTCATGCGGTGTCTCCTTCCGTCAGCGGATGGTCGTGAACTGGGGCGCGTGCCCGTCCAGCGACAGCGACCAGACCGGGTCGCCGTCGGCCAGGCGGGGGAACTCACCCCGGTGGAACAGCAGCGGCCGCCCGCCGCGCAGCGCCAGGTCGGTCACCTCGGCCACGTGCAGCACGTGGTCGCCGCCGTCGTAGTTGCGCCACACGCGGCAGAACAGGTGGCCGACCGCGCCCGCCAGCCGCGGGTGGTCGCCGTGTTCGTCCAGCCACGGCACGGGATCGGCCATCGGCCGGCCGGCGAAGTGCATGGCCACGTCGCGCTGCGCCTCGCCGAGCACGTTCACCACGAACGCGCCGTCGGTCAGGTGGGCGCAGGCGCGGCTGTTCCGGTTGAGCGCGGTGAGGATCAGCGGTGGGTCCAGCGACACCGAGGTGAAGGCGTTCACGGTGGCGCCGTGCACGACGTCGCCGCGGCGGCAGGTCACGACGGTGACGCCGGTCGGGAAGTTGCCCAGGAACCGGCGCAGTGCGCCGGCCGGCACCCGCACGGCCGTGCTAGGCGTGCTCATGGACCTGGTCTCCCTTCACGTGGCTGGTGGTCAGGGCGTCGCGGAGCAGGGTGCGCAGGATCGTCGGGCTGTCCTCGGTGAGGAACGACTCGGCGTGGAACTGCGCGGTGGCCAGCCCGGGGGCGGTCAGCGCGAGCACGTGTCCGTCGGGGTCCCGGGTGATCTGCGCCGTCGTGATGGGGCCGTCGCCGGCGACGTAGCTGTTGTAGAAGCCCAGCCACTGCTCACGGCCGTGCAGCCGGACCCGGGCGCGGCGGCCCTGGTTCGAGTGCGGCAGCTGGATCAGCGGCAGCCCGAGCAGGTCGCAGACGATCTGGTGGCCGAGGCACACGGCGATCAGCGGGCGGTGCCGCAGCAGCGCGTCGGCCGCGAGTTCCCGCAGCACGGCCATCTTCGGGTTGTCCCGGTCGTCGGGCGCGCCCGGTCCGGGGCCCAGCACCAGGATCTCGTCGCCGTCGGTGCTGGCCTGCCGCCACGGCTCGATCCTCACCGCACAGCCCAGCGCCCGGAGTTGGTACGCCAGCATGGCGCTGAAGTCGTCCTCGGCATCCACGACGACCACCCGCACGCCCTGCAGCGTCGGATCCGCGACGCGCTGCGCAGCGGCGGAACGCCAGAACGTCGACACGCCCTCGTTGCGTTCGTGCAGCGCGTGCACGACGGCGCCGTCCATCGGCACGCTGTCCTGGTCGGCACGGCGGCCACCGGTCATCGCCCGCAGCATGCCCGCCGCCTTCGCCGCGGTCTCCGCGGCCTCGCCCTCCGGGTCGGAGTGGCGCACGATCGTCGCGCCGGCGGTGAGCCGCACCGAGCCGTCGGTGGTGATGTCGGCGGTGCGGATCAGGATCGCCGAGTCCAGGGCACGCTGTCCGTTCTCGGCGCCGACGAGGGCGATCGCGCCGGCGTAGTAGCCGCGGCCGTTCGGCTCGTGGTGGGCGATGGCACGGCACGCGTTCCGCATCGGGCTGCCGGTGACGGTCGGCGCGAACATGCTGCCGCGCAACACTTCCGCCAGCGTCCGCGAGGAGCGGCCGGTGAGGTGGTAGCCGGTGTGCGCGACGTGCGTCATCCACGTCAGCGACGGCCCGCGGGCGACCAGGTCGCGGTCGCACAGCGCGGCCATCATCTTCAGCTCCTCGTCGACGACCATGTACAGCTCGTCGATCTCCTTGGTGTCGTGCAGGAAATCCAGCAGGCCCTGCCGGTCGGTGCCGTCGGCCCGCAGCCGGTAGGTGCCGCTGATCGGGTTCATCGCCACCTCGTCGCCGTGCACACCGACGTGCAGCTCCGGCGGGCTGCCGACCAGGTAGCGGTCGCCGGTGTGCACCAGGAACGTCCAGTGCGCGCCGCACTCGTCGGCGAGCAGGCCCCGGAACACCGCCAGCGCGGCGTCCCGGTCGAACTCGCGGAACCGGCCGCGCAGGCTGCGCGACAGCACGAAGTTCGAGCCCTCGCCGGCCTCGATCTCGGTGCGCTGCACGCGCCGCACGAGCCGCCCGTAGTCCAGGTCGCCGATGTCGAAGCCGATCCCGTCCAGCGGCGGCACCGTGCCGGGCAGGGCGGCCAGCGCCTGCTCGACCGGCACCTTGTGGTGGCTGTGGACGTCCATCAGCAGCAGCGGCTCGCCGTCGTCCGGGCACGGGTAGCCGCGCTCGGCGATCTGCCGGTACGGCAGCAGCACCAGCGCGGCGGGCCCGTCGCCGGCGCGCGCCGCCCGGCCGTCCAGGTCGAGGTCGGCCAGCAGGTCGGCGCGATGCACCGGGCCGGCCAGCACCTCGACCACGTTCGGGTTGCCGCTGCCGGGGCGGTGCAGCAGCGCGAACGGGCCGTGCTCGGGCAGGCCGGGCAGGGAGGCACTCACGCCGCCACCGCCATCCGCTCGCGATGCCAGTGCGCGACGGCGGCGACCGCCTGCGTGGTGTTCAGCCGAGGGTCGCACAGCGTGCGGTAGTGCTCGCCGCGCTGCACGACGACGCCCGCACCCTCGCACTCGGACACGTCGGCGGCCGAGGCCTCCAGGTGCAGGCCGGCCGAGGTGCCGCCGTTGGCGCCGACGACCGCGACGAACCGGTTGATCTCGGCCATCACGTCGTGCAGGCGTCGGGTCTTGAGGCCGTGGTCGCCGACGATCGTGTTGCCGTGCATGGGATCGCACATCCACAGCACCGGGTGGCCGGCGCGGCGCACGGCCCGCACCAGCGGCCCGAGGCGGTCGATGTGGGCCGCGCCGAAGCGGGAGATCAGCGTGAGCCGGCCGGGGGTGCGGTGCGGGTCCAGCACGGCGCACAGCTCCAGCAGCTCGTCCACGGTCATGGTGGGCCCGACCTTGCAGCCGACCGGGTTGTCCACAAGGGACAGCAGCCGCACGTGCGCGCCGTCGACCTGGCGCGTGCGCTCGCCGATCCACGGCCAGTGCGTGCTGGCCAGGTACACCCGACCGTCGGTGGTCGGACGCACCTGCGGCACCTCGTAGTCCAGCAGCAGCGCCTCGTGGCTGGTCCACACGCGACGCTCCGGCTCACAGCCCGCGCCGCGACCGAGGGTGTCGATGGCCGCCACGGCGCGGCGGGCCGAGACGTGGCCCAGCAGCATCCGCTCCGGGTCGGCCCGGCGTGCGGTGGGCGACGGGGCGGGGCCGTTGACGATCGAGCCGCGATAGACCGGCAGCCGCACGCCGTCGCGCACCTCGTGGTCGGAGGAGCGCGGTTTGGCGTACTGGCCGGCGATCCGGCCGACGGTCAGCACGGACGCGTCGGCGCCGACCCGCATGATGTCGGCGAGCAGGTCCAGCAGCTCGACCTTGGGGCGGATGTCGTCGAGGCCGCACTCGGCCGGGTCCTCGGCGCAGTCGCCGGCCTGCAGCACGCAGAACTCGCCGTCGGCGGCGCGGGCCAGCAGGCCGGCCAGCTGCCGCACGGTGTCGTCGCCGACGATCGGCTCGGCGATGGACAGCCTGGTGCGGGCCTCGGCGAGCCGACCGGCGTCGCACCACTGGGGTTGCTGCCGCGCGGGCCGCCGGGCCGCGGCGAGCGCGTCGCCGAGCAGGCGGTCGACGCGCGCGTCACGCATCGTCGTCGTCATGCTGGTTCCTCCGAGTCCCTCGGGACGGGACGGATTGGTGGTGACGGGTGGGTCAGCCGACGGGTACGGCGGCCTCGGCCAGCTCGCCGACGCTTTCGAAGAAGCGGACGAGCCGGGACACCGCCGCCGCGTTGACGGCCGGGAACGGCAGCCCCAGCCGGCGCAGCAGGCCCTCGGTGGCCTCGTTGCGGTAGGTGTTGTCGCCCAGCTCCAGCGCGCCCTCGCGGAACAGGGGCACGGTGGCGGCCAGCGCGTTGCCGCCGGGCGCGGCCGCGGACTCCTCCAGCAGCGCCCACCACTGGTCGGTCGGCACGACCCGCACGGGGTAGCCGCAGGCGCGAATGCCCTCGTAGACGGTGTCGAAGTCGGCGCCGCGCGGGTGGAACAGGTGCAGCGTGCGGCCGTTGGCGGCCGGTTCGCGGGACAGCGCCACCACCGCGCGGGCGACGAAGTCCACCGGCAACAGGTCCGTGGTCATGGTGTCGCCGGGAGGGGCGGCGGCGAGCTGGATGAAGGTCTTCACCTGCCGCCACAGGAAGTCGTCGGCCTGGCAGGCGCCGGTGACGCTGTCGCCGGAGATGCGGCCGATGCGGTAGACGGTCGCGGGCAGGCCCCGGTCCCGGGCGGCGGCCACGATCCGCTCCGCCACCCACTTCGTCTGGGTGTAGCCGATGCCGAGCGCCTCGGGGGCGCAGGGCGTGGACTCCTCGGTGAGCACACCGGCCGGCTCCGCGGGAGAGAACACGGCGATGGTGGACATGTGGTGCAGCGGCTTGACCCGGCCGCGGGCCGCGAACTCGACGATGCGGCGGGTGCCGGCCACGTTCGTCGCCTGCACGGAGGCGTACGGCAGCACGAAGTTGATGTGCGCCGCGGCGTGGAAGACGACCTGCACGGTGTCGGCGAGGGCGTCGACGTCCGCGACGCCCATGTCCTCGGCGGCGAGGTCGCCGGGCACGGCGACGACCCGGGTCGGGTCCAGCGCCTGCTCGATGCCGTAGCCACGGGCGGTGTCGAGGATGCGCCGCCAGCCGTGGTCGGCGTCGTCGGCGCGGACCAGGCAGTGCACCCGCCAGTTGGTGGTGGTCAGCAGGTCACGCAGCAGGAACGCGCCGAGGAAGCCGGTGGCGCCGGTCAGCAGCACGTCGGTGACCTCGTCGTCGGGCACGGGCGTGCCGTGCACGGCGAAGCCGTCCGGGAGCGTGACCTGCGCGGGCAGGTCCAGCGTCGGCACGGCGGTCGAGCCGGACTCCAGGCGCTCGGCCATGCCGGCGATGGTCGGGTTGTCCAGCAGCATCCGCAGCGGGATGTCGGCGTCGTGCTCGCGCCGCAGCCGGTAGACCAGCTCGGTGGCCATGATGGAGTGGCCGCCGACGGCGAAGAAGTCGTCGTGCCGGCCGATGCCGTCACGGCCGAGCAGCTCCGCCCAGTGCCGGGCGACCGACCGTTCCATCGGCGTGGCCGGCGGCTCCGACGGCGTCTCGACGGTGTCGGCGAGGGTGAAGCCGGCGCGTAGCGCCTTGCGGTCCACCTTGCCGGCGGGCGAGAGCGGCAGTTGTTCCATCGGCACGATGTGCGCGGGCACCATGTGGTCGGGCAGCACGCCGGCCAGCGCGCGGCGGACGGCGCCGGTGTCGGCCGGGCCGCCGACCACGAACGCCACCAGGCGACGGTCGCCGGGCGCGATGTCGACGGCGATCACCGCCGCCGCCTCGACCAGTTCCAGCGCGTCGATGGCCGCTTCGACCTCGGCCGGCTCCACGCGGTAGCCACGGATCTTGATCTGGTCGTCGATGCGGCCGAGGTATTTCAGGCCCTCGCGCGTCTGCCGGACCAGATCGCCCGTGTGGTAGAGGGTTTCGCCCGGGTGGAACGGGTCCGGCCGGAATCGGTAAGCGGTTTCCGATTCACGGTCGTGATACCCGGGCGACAGCAGCGGGCCGCCGATGCACAGCTCGCCCGGCACTCCCGGCGGCACGACGGCGTCGCGCTTGTCCAGCACGAGCAGCCGCAGGCCCGGGATGCCCACGCCGATGCCGGGCGCCTCCGGCCACTCGGCCGGGTCGCCCGCGACCTCCTGCCAGGTGGCGAGGTGCGTCTCGGACGGGCCGTACATGTTGAGCAGCCGCGCGTCGGGGTGGGCGGTGAAGAAGGCGCGGATCTGCGGGGAGACCGCCAACTGCTCGCCGACGGACGCCACCTCGCGCAGCCCGGGGATGCGGATGCCGGCGTCCACGGCGATCGCCGCGAGCCCCTGTAACGCCACGTACGGCAGGTAGACGCGCTGGATGTCGTTGTCGCGCAGGAACTCTGCGAGCGCGTGCAGGTCCTTGCGGACCTCCTCGGCGATGAGCACCAGCGTGCCGCCCGCGCACAGCGTGCCGAGGATCTCCATCACCGACACGTCGAACGACAGCGACATGTACTGCAGCGTGCGGCCGGTGGCGCCGACCGGGGACACCTGGTCCTGCACCTCGACCAGGTTGGCGATGGTCTCGTCGTGGATGACCACGCCCTTGGGGCGGCCGGTGGAGCCGGAGGTGTAGACGACGTAGATGTCGTCCTCGGGCCGCTTCACCCGGCCGAGGTCGTTGCCCGGCCACACCGACAGGTCGGTGGGCACCAGCCGGTCCACGCCCAGCGGCAGGTCGGTGTCGGCGTCGGTGACGACCAGCCGAACACCGGCGTCGGACAGCATGTCGGTGACGCGCTCGCTCGGATAGGAGGGGTCGATCGGCACGTACGCGGCGCCGGCCTTCACCGTGCCCAGCAGTGCCGCGATGGCGTTCACCGAGCGCGGCAGGCACAGCCCCACGCGGTCACCCACGCCGATGCCGCGCGAGCGCAGCGCGTGCGCGAGCTGGTTGGCCCGGACGTTGAGGTCACGATAGGTGGTGTGGACGCCGTCGAATTCCACGGCGACGGCGTCCGGGGTGGCGGTGACGCGCTCCTCGAACAGCTCCGACACCGGTCTCGGCGCGGAGCGCGCCGCCACGCGGTCCTCACGGGAAAGCTGCTCGCGCTCCTCTTCGGGCGACAGCAGCCGCAGCTCCCCCAGCGGGGCCTCCGGCCGGCGCGTGAACTCCGCCAGCACGTGCACGAGGCGCTCCCCCATGCCGCGCACGGTGTCGGCGTCGAACAGGTCGGTGTCGTACTCGAACACCGCGCACAGCTCGCCGTCGTCACCGGGCTGCAGCACGAGCGAGACGTCGTACTTGGCGCCGTGCCCCAGATCGCGTTCGATGCGCAGCCGACGACCGCCGCGCTCGATGTGCGCGGAACCGGGCGGCGTGAGCACGAGCATGGTCTGGATCAGCGGCGAGTAGCCGCCCCCGCGCCGGGGCCGCACCCTCTCCACGACCTTCTCGAACGGCGTCCACTTGTGTCGCATCGCCTCGCCGGTCTCGGCCCGCACGGCGTGCAGCAGCTCCCGCACGGTCATCGCGTCGTCCACCTGGTGACGCAGCACGACCATGTTGACCAGGTAGCCGATCAGGTCCTCGGCCTCGGCGACGTCGCGCAGCGACACCGGCGTGCCGACCGCCACCGTGTCCTGGCCGCTGTACCGGCTCAGCAGAACGGCGTAGGCGGCGTGGGCGATCATGAACAGGGACACGCCCTGCGCCGCGCCCAGCGCCTCCAGCTCGCGGACCAGCGGCGCGGGCACGGTGAACGGCAGCACGTCGCCGGCGAAGGTGCGGTTGGCCGGGCGGGGGCGGTCCAGCGGCAGGTCCAGCGCGGGCAGCTCGTCGCCGAGCTTGCGCTGCCAGTGGTCCAGCAGCGCCGGGTCGGCGGCGCGTAATTGCTGCCAGTACGCGAAATCGGCGTACTGGGGCCGGTCCCGGCCGTCGTCGCCGGGAGCCCCGGCGACGACCTCGTCGTAGCGGGCGAACAGGTCGGTCAGGAACACCCCGGCCGAGGCGGCGTCGGAGGCGGCGTGGTGGATGTTGCACACGACGGCGGTCTCGCTGCCGTCGTCCTTGGCGGCGCACACGACCGACATCACGGGGCCGGTGGCGAGGTCGAGCCGGGTGCGGGCGAGTTCGGTGGCGATGGCAACCAGCTCGTCGTTCGTACGGTAACTCCGCACCTGGTAGGCGAAATCGGCCTCCGGCGACACCACCTGCGTCAACACGCCCTCGTGCAGCTGCAGCGTGGTGCGCAGGACCTCGTGCCGCACGGCCACCCGCCGGACCGCCTCGCGCAGCGCGGCCGGGTCGAGGACCTCGGGCACCCTCACGTAGAACGGCCCGTTGTAGGCGGTGGACGTGTCGGAGTACTGGTCCGCCAACCAGATCCCGCTCTGCCCGGACGACGCGGGCGCGCCGCCGGCCGGCCGCGGCGCCAGGCCGGCGCGCAGCGTGGGCTGCGCGGGGGTGGCGCGGTTGGCCTCGATCGCGGCGGCCAGGTCGGCCACCGTGTCCGCGGCGCGGATCTGCTCGTCGGTGAGGTCGGCGGCGAACACCGTGCGCACCGCCTGCCCGACCCGGTCCGCGGCACCGTCGCGGTGCAGGGAGTCGGTCGCGGTCAGGTCGGCCACGCCGGTGACCGTGCGCGCCAGCTCCAGCACCGCGGCTTCCATGACTGGGTTCACAGTTGCGTCGCCTCCGTCTTTGCTCTCCCCCAGGGCGGTCGGGTCAGCGGCCGACCGACTGGCGCTCGCGCGCGCCGTCGATGAACGCGGCCAGCTGCTCGACGGTGCCGTGCCGGAACACGTCCTCGGTCTCCACGTCCACCGCGAAGATCTTCTGCAGCCGGTGGGCCAGCTGGACGAAGTGCAGCGAGTTGCCGCCGTGGCCGAGGAAGGAGTCGGTGGTGGTGAAGTCGGCGGCGCCGGAGATGTCCCGCCAGGCCTGCAGGACGACCGGCTCGATCAGGGCTGCGGAGTCGCTCATGGTGATGTCGCCTTTCGCGGTCGGGCGCAGCGCGTCGGTCTCGGTCAGCGCGGCGCGGTCGATCTTTCCGTTCACGTTGTGCGGCAACTGGTCCAGGTGACGCAGCTGCGCGGGCAGGGCGTAGCGGGGCACCCGCTCGGCCAGGTGGGCCAGCAGCACGGCGGGATCGCCGGCCTGTCCGTCCACAGTGGAGTAGAAGGCGACCAGCCGCTTCTCCTCGGTGTGGTCGCCGAACGCCTTGACCACCGCCTGCCGGACGGCCGGGTGCTCCCGCAGCGCGAGCTCGACCTCGCTGGTCTCCACCCGGAAACCGCGGATCTTGACCATGCTGTCGGCGCGGCCGACCAGGATCACGTCGCCGTCGGCGGTGCGCCGGGCCAGGTCGCCGGTGCGGTAGAGCGGGCCGTCCTGGCCGTCGGCGAACTTCTCGGCCGTCAGGGCGGGATCGAGGTAGCCCAGTGCGACGCCGGCGCCGCCCAGGCACAGCTGCCCGACCTCGCCGGGTGGGCAGGGGCGCAGGTCGTCGTCCAGGATGAGCGCCTCGACGCCGGGCAGCGGCCGGCCGACGGGCACGCGGTCGTGGCGGGTGACGTCCTCGGCGGTGCGCATCGGGTAGACCAGGGAGATCGTGGAGTTCTCGGTGCAGCCGTAGCCGTTGTAGACGACGTCGACCAGCTCGGTGGCCCGCGCCAGGTGCGACGGCGAGGGGAAGTCGCCGCTGAGCAGCACCGCGCGCAGCCCGCGCAGCGTGTCCGGCTCCTCGCTGACGACCAGATTGAACAGTCCACCCGGCATG includes:
- a CDS encoding VOC family protein — encoded protein: MTRSMTSPETLPAAPPPAPLLHHVGIQTRDLANCVAWYRDFFGCAEKWSLAEFSELTHSRLPGIRRLTEVKVGDLRFHLFDRDEDRPDLPGGNKTQFQHVCLAVGSPEDLRAWRDRWLALYESGRYHFATDEPPTDIVTDADGVQSCYVMDVNGLEFELTYVPGGDR
- a CDS encoding O-methyltransferase produces the protein MEQKNWHAVDDYVNPLLVESDAALDQAAQANVGFELPDIAVSPNQGKFLHLLALVRGARTILEIGTFGGYSTIWLARALPPDGTLVTLEYERSFAETAGHHLAAAGVGDRVRQRVGRALDILPELTADPAAPFDLVFVDANKPDIPEYFEWALKLTRPGSLIVVDNVVQGGAVADADHPDRGVQGVRRFLEGLRHEPRVTATYLQTVGAKGHDGFALALVTG
- a CDS encoding 4-hydroxyphenylacetate 3-hydroxylase family protein is translated as MSTEQRVTRPLTGDEYLESIRDGREVWAYGERVDDVTKHPAFRNTARMMARLYDALHDPEHHDTLTVPTDTGSDGYTHSFFRVPRSVDDLVHDRDAIARWARLSYGWLGRSPDYKASFLATLGANPDYYGEYADNARRWYQQAQEQVLFWNHAVINPPVDRNRPPDEVDDIFVHVEEERDDGLIVSGAKVVATGSALTHFNFIAHYGLPVRKREYALVATFPMDSPGLKLICRQSYEMASQRMGSPFDQPLSSRLDENDTIFVLDRVKIPWENVFIYGDTAKAGTFLTSSGFTHRLTFHGVTRLGVKLDFLAGLLLKGLEVTGTKDFRGVQTRVGEVLAWRNLFWGLGDAMARTPNEWHDGAVLPNLDYGMAYRWFMTLGYPRVREIIMQDLSSALIYLNSHARDFQEPELRPYLDRFMRGSNGYDAVSRAKLMKLIWDSVGTEFAGRHELYERNYSGNHENVRIELLLAQTASGQVDAYRGFAEECMAEYDLDGWTAPDLVNPGRP
- a CDS encoding flavin reductase family protein — encoded protein: MSTPSTAVRVPAGALRRFLGNFPTGVTVVTCRRGDVVHGATVNAFTSVSLDPPLILTALNRNSRACAHLTDGAFVVNVLGEAQRDVAMHFAGRPMADPVPWLDEHGDHPRLAGAVGHLFCRVWRNYDGGDHVLHVAEVTDLALRGGRPLLFHRGEFPRLADGDPVWSLSLDGHAPQFTTIR
- a CDS encoding anthranilate synthase family protein is translated as MSASLPGLPEHGPFALLHRPGSGNPNVVEVLAGPVHRADLLADLDLDGRAARAGDGPAALVLLPYRQIAERGYPCPDDGEPLLLMDVHSHHKVPVEQALAALPGTVPPLDGIGFDIGDLDYGRLVRRVQRTEIEAGEGSNFVLSRSLRGRFREFDRDAALAVFRGLLADECGAHWTFLVHTGDRYLVGSPPELHVGVHGDEVAMNPISGTYRLRADGTDRQGLLDFLHDTKEIDELYMVVDEELKMMAALCDRDLVARGPSLTWMTHVAHTGYHLTGRSSRTLAEVLRGSMFAPTVTGSPMRNACRAIAHHEPNGRGYYAGAIALVGAENGQRALDSAILIRTADITTDGSVRLTAGATIVRHSDPEGEAAETAAKAAGMLRAMTGGRRADQDSVPMDGAVVHALHERNEGVSTFWRSAAAQRVADPTLQGVRVVVVDAEDDFSAMLAYQLRALGCAVRIEPWRQASTDGDEILVLGPGPGAPDDRDNPKMAVLRELAADALLRHRPLIAVCLGHQIVCDLLGLPLIQLPHSNQGRRARVRLHGREQWLGFYNSYVAGDGPITTAQITRDPDGHVLALTAPGLATAQFHAESFLTEDSPTILRTLLRDALTTSHVKGDQVHEHA
- a CDS encoding 3-deoxy-7-phosphoheptulonate synthase is translated as MTTTMRDARVDRLLGDALAAARRPARQQPQWCDAGRLAEARTRLSIAEPIVGDDTVRQLAGLLARAADGEFCVLQAGDCAEDPAECGLDDIRPKVELLDLLADIMRVGADASVLTVGRIAGQYAKPRSSDHEVRDGVRLPVYRGSIVNGPAPSPTARRADPERMLLGHVSARRAVAAIDTLGRGAGCEPERRVWTSHEALLLDYEVPQVRPTTDGRVYLASTHWPWIGERTRQVDGAHVRLLSLVDNPVGCKVGPTMTVDELLELCAVLDPHRTPGRLTLISRFGAAHIDRLGPLVRAVRRAGHPVLWMCDPMHGNTIVGDHGLKTRRLHDVMAEINRFVAVVGANGGTSAGLHLEASAADVSECEGAGVVVQRGEHYRTLCDPRLNTTQAVAAVAHWHRERMAVAA